In Sphaeramia orbicularis chromosome 7, fSphaOr1.1, whole genome shotgun sequence, one genomic interval encodes:
- the csrnp2 gene encoding cysteine/serine-rich nuclear protein 2 isoform X1, whose product MEAGSSLSLKRRYEEVDNSSPFSITPKDSDDDISSSDSADSCDSLNPPSSTTFTPTSILRHHKPSPGGKRVRFDVVTVYYFPRRQGFTSVPSQGGSSLGMARHHSSIRHYTLGEFAREQESSHRHTLRQHLRQEKLKARKMKLLVLKPCHPQLTRNGTVECAQADLLTLEDVSDEDLDVDGVEVDDCFFLQPLPTKRRRALLRASGIARIDAREKAELRAIRLSREECGCDCRLYCDPRHCGCSQAGIKCQVDRMSFPCGCSRDGCGNIAGRIEFNPLRVRTHYLHTIMKLDLEKRRMLVQGTGDQYAESDPVSSPSSTCPTSPDLSSVTGLDSELEESEVQTVVEVQDLLAEQDILERENETAVLHLQSAEEQERREREEAEGEAVQQELGAGGLSEQPLCLLPGALGGELSEQTEVQGVEQVLLQGPFPTGATVLCITDNQEESPSDLLKDSTSLLYYQLSPIETGAFETLPRADEVVKEVMTEQELRGVECMESKKEGREELMGDTPEEITCRQSLGQSLTNVVLCSENHVEVVEEKPSPHQSLPKEQYQGEICLGGEVY is encoded by the exons ATGGAGGCAGGTTCGTCCCTCAGCCTCAAGCGACGATATGAAGAGGTGGACAACAGCTCTCCATTCTCCATTACACCTAAGGACTCTGACGATGACATCTCCAGCAGTGACAGCGCTGACAGCTGTGACAGCCTCAACCCCCCTTCTAGCACTACATTTACCC CCACCTCCATCCTCAGACACCACAAACCGTCACCAGGAGGAAAACGGGTGCGTTTCGATGTGGTGACAGTGTATTACTTCCCCAGGCGGCAGGGCTTCACCAGTGTTCCCAGCCAAGGGGGCAGCTCCCTGGGCATGGCCCGTCACCACTCCTCAATCCGACACTACACACTGGGCGAGTTTGCCCGCGAACAGGAGTCCAGCCACCGGCACACTTTGCGACAGCACTTGCGCCAGGAAAAGCTCAAGGCTCGCAAAATGAAG CTCCTGGTGCTGAAACCCTGTCATCCACAGCTGACCAGGAATGGCACAGTGGAGTGTGCTCAGGCAGACCTGCTGACTCTGGAGGACGTCTCAGATGAAGATCTCGACGTGGACGGAGTGGAGGTGGACGACTGTTTCTTCCTTCAGCCCCTGCCAACAAAGCGTCGTCGAGCTCTCCTGCGAGCCTCTGGCATCGCCCGCATTGACGCACGGGAGAAAGCTGAGCTACGAGCCATCCGTCTTTCCCGGGAGGAGTGTGGGTGCGACTGCCGCTTGTACTGTGATCCTCGCCACTGTGGCTGCAGCCAGGCTGGCATTAAGTGCCAG GTGGATCGCATGTCTTTCCCATGTGGCTGTTCAAGGGATGGTTGTGGAAACATAGCTGGCCGTATTGAGTTTAATCCTCTGCGTGTCCGAACTCACTACCTGCACACCATCATGAAGCTTGACCTGGAGAAGAGGAGGATGCTGGTACAAGGGACTGGGGACCAGTATGCTGAATCAGACCCAGTGTCCTCCCCCTCCTCTACGTGTCCTACTTCCCCAGACCTATCCTCAGTCACTGGCCTAGACTCTGAGCTGGAGGAGAGCGAGGTGCAGACAGTTGTGGAGGTTCAGGATCTCCTGGCAGAGCAGGACATTCTGGAGCGAGAGAATGAGACAGCTGTGCTGCACCTGCAGAGTGCGGAGGAgcaggagaggagggagagggaggaggcTGAAGGTGAAGCCGTACAGCAGGAGCTGGGAGCCGGTGGCCTGTCAGAGCAGCCCCTCTGCCTCCTGCCCGGTGCCTTGGGAGGGGAACTGTCCGAACAGACAGAGGTACAGGGGGTGGAGCAGGTCCTTCTACAGGGACCTTTTCCCACAGGAGCTACAGTCCTGTGCATCACTGACAACCAAGAGGAGAGCCCCTCTGATCTCCTGAAAGACTCCACTTCTCTGCTCTACTACCAGCTCAGTCCAATAGAGACCGGAGCTTTTGAGACCCTACCCCGAGCTGACGAGGTTGTAAAAGAAGTGATGACAGAACAAGAGTTAAGAGGAGTTGAGTGTATGGAAAGCAAAAAAGAGGGAAGAGAAGAGCTGATGGGTGATACGCCTGAAGAGATCACCTGCAGGCAGAGTTTGGGCCAGTCTTTGACCAATGTGGTTCTCTGCTCAGAGAACCATGTAGAGGTAGTAGAGGAAAAGCCGAGTCCCCACCAGAGTCTCCCTAAAGAGCAGTACCAAGGGGAAATCTGCTTGGGAGGAGAAGTTTACTAG
- the csrnp2 gene encoding cysteine/serine-rich nuclear protein 2 isoform X2 — protein MEAGSSLSLKRRYEEVDNSSPFSITPKDSDDDISSSDSADSCDSLNPPSSTTFTPTSILRHHKPSPGGKRVRFDVVTVYYFPRRQGFTSVPSQGGSSLGMARHHSSIRHYTLGEFAREQESSHRHTLRQHLRQEKLKARKMKLTRNGTVECAQADLLTLEDVSDEDLDVDGVEVDDCFFLQPLPTKRRRALLRASGIARIDAREKAELRAIRLSREECGCDCRLYCDPRHCGCSQAGIKCQVDRMSFPCGCSRDGCGNIAGRIEFNPLRVRTHYLHTIMKLDLEKRRMLVQGTGDQYAESDPVSSPSSTCPTSPDLSSVTGLDSELEESEVQTVVEVQDLLAEQDILERENETAVLHLQSAEEQERREREEAEGEAVQQELGAGGLSEQPLCLLPGALGGELSEQTEVQGVEQVLLQGPFPTGATVLCITDNQEESPSDLLKDSTSLLYYQLSPIETGAFETLPRADEVVKEVMTEQELRGVECMESKKEGREELMGDTPEEITCRQSLGQSLTNVVLCSENHVEVVEEKPSPHQSLPKEQYQGEICLGGEVY, from the exons ATGGAGGCAGGTTCGTCCCTCAGCCTCAAGCGACGATATGAAGAGGTGGACAACAGCTCTCCATTCTCCATTACACCTAAGGACTCTGACGATGACATCTCCAGCAGTGACAGCGCTGACAGCTGTGACAGCCTCAACCCCCCTTCTAGCACTACATTTACCC CCACCTCCATCCTCAGACACCACAAACCGTCACCAGGAGGAAAACGGGTGCGTTTCGATGTGGTGACAGTGTATTACTTCCCCAGGCGGCAGGGCTTCACCAGTGTTCCCAGCCAAGGGGGCAGCTCCCTGGGCATGGCCCGTCACCACTCCTCAATCCGACACTACACACTGGGCGAGTTTGCCCGCGAACAGGAGTCCAGCCACCGGCACACTTTGCGACAGCACTTGCGCCAGGAAAAGCTCAAGGCTCGCAAAATGAAG CTGACCAGGAATGGCACAGTGGAGTGTGCTCAGGCAGACCTGCTGACTCTGGAGGACGTCTCAGATGAAGATCTCGACGTGGACGGAGTGGAGGTGGACGACTGTTTCTTCCTTCAGCCCCTGCCAACAAAGCGTCGTCGAGCTCTCCTGCGAGCCTCTGGCATCGCCCGCATTGACGCACGGGAGAAAGCTGAGCTACGAGCCATCCGTCTTTCCCGGGAGGAGTGTGGGTGCGACTGCCGCTTGTACTGTGATCCTCGCCACTGTGGCTGCAGCCAGGCTGGCATTAAGTGCCAG GTGGATCGCATGTCTTTCCCATGTGGCTGTTCAAGGGATGGTTGTGGAAACATAGCTGGCCGTATTGAGTTTAATCCTCTGCGTGTCCGAACTCACTACCTGCACACCATCATGAAGCTTGACCTGGAGAAGAGGAGGATGCTGGTACAAGGGACTGGGGACCAGTATGCTGAATCAGACCCAGTGTCCTCCCCCTCCTCTACGTGTCCTACTTCCCCAGACCTATCCTCAGTCACTGGCCTAGACTCTGAGCTGGAGGAGAGCGAGGTGCAGACAGTTGTGGAGGTTCAGGATCTCCTGGCAGAGCAGGACATTCTGGAGCGAGAGAATGAGACAGCTGTGCTGCACCTGCAGAGTGCGGAGGAgcaggagaggagggagagggaggaggcTGAAGGTGAAGCCGTACAGCAGGAGCTGGGAGCCGGTGGCCTGTCAGAGCAGCCCCTCTGCCTCCTGCCCGGTGCCTTGGGAGGGGAACTGTCCGAACAGACAGAGGTACAGGGGGTGGAGCAGGTCCTTCTACAGGGACCTTTTCCCACAGGAGCTACAGTCCTGTGCATCACTGACAACCAAGAGGAGAGCCCCTCTGATCTCCTGAAAGACTCCACTTCTCTGCTCTACTACCAGCTCAGTCCAATAGAGACCGGAGCTTTTGAGACCCTACCCCGAGCTGACGAGGTTGTAAAAGAAGTGATGACAGAACAAGAGTTAAGAGGAGTTGAGTGTATGGAAAGCAAAAAAGAGGGAAGAGAAGAGCTGATGGGTGATACGCCTGAAGAGATCACCTGCAGGCAGAGTTTGGGCCAGTCTTTGACCAATGTGGTTCTCTGCTCAGAGAACCATGTAGAGGTAGTAGAGGAAAAGCCGAGTCCCCACCAGAGTCTCCCTAAAGAGCAGTACCAAGGGGAAATCTGCTTGGGAGGAGAAGTTTACTAG